In the Tribolium castaneum strain GA2 chromosome 1, icTriCast1.1, whole genome shotgun sequence genome, one interval contains:
- the LOC103312499 gene encoding uncharacterized protein LOC103312499, producing the protein MNTSTSVLYFLVLTLFIVKAQQLECYECEPKAVAKCLSPHTNNITAVPCYTSDELASNDTEKSDYECFSLYFIAWTKDDESGVYRGCVEKGAIVSLVDFFKTTVKVGNVTNWVTCAESKCNVHDMGSKA; encoded by the exons ATGAACACTTCCACTTCAGTTCTATATTTCCTAGTCCTGACTTTGTTTATAG TCAAAGCCCAACAACTTGAATGCTACGAATGCGAACCCAAGGCCGTTGCAAAATGCCTATCACCGCACACAAACAACATCACAGCCGTTCCTTGCTACACTAGTGACGAATTAGCATCTAACGATACCGAAAAAAGCGACTATGAGTGTTTCtccctgtattttattgcGTGGACCAAGGACGATGAGTCGGGGGTTTACCGGGGGTGTGTTGAAAAGGGAGCCATTGTTTCTCTCgtggattttttcaaaacaacgGTGAAGGTCGGTAATGTCACCAATTGGGTCACTTGTGCAGAAAGTAAATGCAACGTGCATGATATGGGAAGCAAAGCCTAA